The following proteins are co-located in the Oceanispirochaeta sp. M1 genome:
- a CDS encoding metallophosphoesterase: MSVSINDIKKAIRITQNNKYRIVNSYNHPGGLVDISMLDLPTIIIGDLHGSIENLNAIMNDDNNIEKIKNNEIYLIILGDGMHNDQTGEMLEMATSLEVLERLIELICELKDNIIYIKGNHDSFDERITKSGIRQGYEFKKFLIENKGDEFLEIVDEFFESLPQFVIGSGFVVTHAGPTRRGATRKELIDIEDNEDYISQLMWNRVHEFRGNPSMKEYGSDDIRKMLLKLNLPEDTYFIVGHNPLWKTGNKTGIWHDVTGIKNHIIIISNKQTNGPYLLITNGEVKDKFAVSEEKGSYYGW, encoded by the coding sequence ATGAGTGTAAGTATTAATGATATAAAAAAAGCAATACGCATAACTCAAAATAATAAATACAGAATAGTGAACTCATATAACCACCCCGGTGGATTAGTTGATATCTCAATGCTTGATCTTCCAACAATCATCATTGGTGATTTACATGGCAGCATCGAAAATCTCAATGCAATAATGAATGATGACAACAATATAGAAAAAATAAAAAATAATGAAATTTATCTTATTATTCTAGGTGATGGTATGCATAACGATCAAACTGGAGAAATGCTTGAAATGGCTACATCTTTAGAAGTATTGGAGAGACTTATTGAGCTTATCTGCGAATTGAAGGACAACATCATATATATTAAAGGAAATCATGATAGTTTTGATGAGCGTATTACCAAAAGTGGAATAAGACAAGGATATGAATTTAAAAAATTTCTCATAGAGAATAAAGGTGATGAGTTCTTAGAGATAGTGGATGAATTTTTTGAATCATTACCGCAATTTGTTATTGGGTCAGGATTTGTTGTAACCCATGCCGGTCCGACTCGCAGGGGAGCAACAAGAAAAGAGTTGATAGATATAGAAGATAATGAGGACTACATAAGCCAGTTGATGTGGAATCGAGTCCATGAATTTAGAGGCAATCCCAGTATGAAAGAATATGGCAGTGATGATATTCGAAAAATGCTTCTAAAATTAAATTTACCAGAAGACACATATTTTATTGTTGGTCATAACCCACTATGGAAGACAGGCAATAAAACTGGAATATGGCACGATGTTACAGGTATTAAAAATCACATAATTATAATCAGCAATAAACAGACGAATGGTCCTTATCTACTGATTACGAATGGAGAAGTAAAAGACAAATTCGCAGTATCTGAAGAAAAGGGGAGTTATTATGGCTGGTAA